The sequence TTTATTCAAATCATATTTTGCACTCCACACTTTCAGGCTAATGTCATTCTCCCCTGGATTACATATCTGTGATACCCAGAAAGCACTAAAATCCTTCCAATAAGGATTagattaatatttatattagcCATACCCGTATCATTATGATCACGGCTATGAAGATCTGGGGAAAAGGATGAGTGGGCTACAGAGCTCAGGGGGCTGGGGAATTGGGCTTGAATGTATAATgtagagtaataataataataataataataataataataataataataataataataataataataataatgtcaCAATTTCATGGGGTGGACGGGCACGAGGGAAGTGCCAGCGGGCCCCGTCTTCCTCACCTCATTCCCCCCCGCCTCCACTTTCGACCCAGAGCCGGGATCCCACAGCCGACACCCCCGGCTCGGCTGGCCGATATTCCCGTCGGGAAGGGGAATTTCTGGAAGGTAACGGTACCTTACAGGTACATCGGGGGCCTGTTCCCACTTCGGCGGCCGCTGCCTCAGAGGCAACCCCGGGCGGGAGCTGTAAAAAATCACCTTTCCGGGGAAAGCCCCCCCTCCATTAAGCTCCATTAATGCCGCGCTCCCCTcagagaggaggagctgggaacaaGCGAGCAGGTGTTAACGAGGCGGCGGCGTTGAGGAAGGTGGGAGCGGAAATTCAGACCGAAAGTAAAACCCCATCCCATTGCTCGAAGAGAAACCATACCGAAAAATGTCTGTCCCTTCCTCCCCGGAGCGCGGAGGCGGCcgccctgaggagaaggagccCTTTCTCCAGAGAGGGTCGGGGCGGTGCCGTCGGAAGAAAGAGCTTCGGGCTCGATTCGTTTTCCGCCCCGGGTGTGAAGCCGCGGCGATAGGGTTTGGGGTGAGCAGCGAGGGATGAAGTTTcgttggaaaaaaattaccgGAGGGTTGTTCTCGACGTGCCAGGTGTGCTTTAACGAAAGCAACACCAAAAACCAGAGTCTTCGGCGAGGAATGGCCTGAATCCATGGGACGAACCCGTCTCCGCTGCCTCTATTGCCCCGCCGGGCGCTTATGCTATTTAAAAGTCAGGGCGGGGCACCCAGAGCACCGATCCTCTCCCTCGGTTCCAGGGGGGAAATATCCCAGAGAATTGCTAACTCGCAGGGAATGGCCCCAGGGTGCGCAGCCCCTTCACGGGGCCGGCGTGAGGAAGGAGCCGAGCCCCGGGTCGGGCAGAGCCTTTGCCCCGCCGGCAGCCGCCGAGGTTCGCATTCTCCCCGACCTAGAACGAAGCTTTCCCTCTCCATCGGGCAGGGCTCTCCCTCCACCTCCCGCCGCGCACACCGCAGTGGTGTAAACAaccattatttatttctttatttcgCTCTAGACCCGCGGTGCCCGTCCAGCTCGCGTTTCAAACTCGCACGCAGTTTTTTTTTCATACGAGAGCGTCGGAagtggcggggccggggccgttCCCTCGCTCGCAGCGCTCGCTGCCAGGCCGAGGTGGTGCCGCATTTCCCGGCACACGCCCGCCTCACCCGGGGGCCGTGGGGCTGCGGAGGAAGGGGCGCTCACCCTCGGGGtgtccccctccctccaaagCCGCCAGAAAAAGCCCGGCGAGGCGAGGCGGAGCTCTCCGCCCGCAGCCCGTTGTTTGTGGCAGTAAATCACATTACGAAGCAAAGTGCAAGGGTAGTTAACTTTATCTTTTGTTAatgtaaacaaataaaaagcattcAGTTCCTTGATCTTTATTTAAACCTGGCGTTGTTTATCGGTGTCATCCTATGAAGAATAATTAGATACCTTTATTCACAATTTGGCGTCTGACACCCCATTTTAGGAATGCATTATAATCACAAGGTGCTAATTGGGGCCAGCCAGGCACTTACGTTTCTATTAAACAGTGTGAGGACTTTTCACAAGTATTAAGTTATTTTTTCACCGTGCGGTGCAAAAATGTACAGCTTTTATTAACAGAGCGCGGCGGAATCGTGCTGTGTAATCGGCGTTTGCAGGGCGGGTGGGGACGGCCGCATGCCGCCGCACCCCCCgccgggacagggacagcccttcGCGGGGGCTTTTCCGGGAGGGGATGGCcccactgggaaaaaaaaaataaataaaaagaaggaataataTGCTCGGTCTTTagtctcttaaaaaaaaaattgcctcaAGTCCCCATCCTGTTGCAGATGGGATCCTTGGGCAGAGAAGAGCTGACAGGACAGCTTGCCACGGCGCAGAGCCGGAGCGCCGCCCGGAGAGGCGAGGCGCTGATCGAAATGTCCCGCACACCCGCCGCGTCGTGCTCCGGAGGAGGGGGAGCCCCTGCCGGTACCCCCCGACAGCGTTACCCCCACCGGGGCCAGCCCCGGCCTGAGCCCTGCGTTTATTTGGTTTGCAGCCGGGAATCGTTAACAGCTTAATCCCATTACTGCCTGCATATCCTCAGGAAAGGTCCCGCTGCCGCGGGAGCTGGGATTCAATCGCTCTGCCAGAAGCTTTCCCCTCAGATAAACGGGCAGGGGAATTTCTTGCCTTGTTCCGGGAAGCAGAGGGGGTGAGAAgggggcggcgggaggaggCAACCCCGGGCTTGCTGCGGAGGTGGGCTGGGTTCACAGTTCGCTGTCCGGGCCGAGCTCACAGCTCGCCTGTCTCAGAGGCGAGGGATGGGGGCTGGAAGGGGACAGGAGGCTCCCAGCTTGTGCAGAAGATGCACAGGAAAATGCAGAGCAAGAGCCaagagactttaaaaaaattaaaaaaaaaacccacacacacagcGAGGATGGTTAAATATAAAGACCCATCCCCTAGGATCgtgctccctcctccccttttGGGACACCCAGCAAAGATGAGGCAGAGCCATATCGTGTTATGCCTGGCACCAccacatttattaaaaattattacatctacatagaaaaaacaaagtttattgagaggggaaaaagttTGTGGGCCAGTTGCTCTGGGGCAGTTTAAAATGGCTGAAAGTATAGGCAAGAATGGATAAAGTTACATCACTTCCAGTTTCATACAGGGCAGCTGAAAAAGTCACTTGACATACACATAAATAGAAATCTCCTTTTGCAATGTGTCATATGCTAAGTTTGATTAATcaaaaaatgccttttgaaCTTCAAAACACCACCGGATGTCCTTCCAACTGAACAGCTATAGGTCAACTATTAATACATTATTCCACAATATTCTACAGTGTACCTAGACAAAACACCAAATGTACACTTGGTTTTTGGCCACCTTAATAAAGGTTAGGCTTTTGGGATGGAGGCagggttttttaatgcaagtTCTAAGCTAAGAAAAGTCAGATTTGTCATTGTAATCCCGTTGGCACCAAGACCTTCAAGTCAAAATCCTGCCTGGCAAGCAGGCCttattttggcattttctgccaaaagaaaaagctgtagCTGAGCAATATCCAACTCAGCCAACTGTGTTGTGGATGGGTTGAAAAAACCAGCTCAGTCTAAAGCAGAACATAGCATTTGTGCATTTCCCTGCAACCCAGTTCCCTTCTATTaagcagggaaggaaattaaatttggGATCCCACCCCCTCTTTCCTTGCTCAGGAGTGCATAGATTTAATCAGGCCTCTGAGCCAACCCAGACTGTATACTTTAGTGTCTCCAATAAATGCCACATATTTAGACACTAGAGTACTCCTTACAGCTTCTGCATATGGTTCCTTCTAAAACAAGGGGAAGAAATCTCCCATGGTTTGCTCTTTCCCTACTTTGTTACCTGCAACAGTCAAAAAGCTTTGGCACCTTCTTTAGAATTGCACACAACAACTCAAGGTGGAAGGCAAGTGTCTTTTTGGCAATtgtaatgcaaaaaaaacccaaggccaccctgaaaaaaaaaccaaaacaaaaaaccaaaacagccaATTGGAATAAAAAAGATGCTCTAAGAACTAGCATAGAAGGCATAGTAGCCCATGCCTTTTGAAGTGTCTTTGCTATAGTCCTCAGCATTAATGTCCTCACATTTCATTGTCGGGGAATTTTCGTTGCTGGAAGTGCTAGGGGAAAGCCGCCTTCTCTTACAAGCGCCTGTGTAGACCCCAGAATCATTTGAATCTAGAGACTTTATAGAGGGCGGAGTCTCTATCCAGGACGAGCCAATTTCTTCTTTCACCTTGTCCTTGGAAAGCTGGTCTTCAGTGAATCCCGGAGGACTCGTTCTCGAGGGCCAAGTTAGTCCTGTTGTCATTTTCCGCTGGTAAgagcccctgctcccccagcctgccATGGATGGGAACGCCGGGTCGGGGTAGTATCCCAGAGCGTGGGATGTCTGGAGCGGGAGGGATTTGATGCCATAAGGGAGCAAGGTGCTGTGAGAATACTCTGTCTCGTAGGAGTTCACGTCCAGTTTGTTGGCGCTGGGCTGCTGCACGGGTGTCACGAACCAGCGCTGAGGAGAGCTGGCCACCTCCTCGTTCTGCTGCGGGGACAGCAGGCCATTGCTCTGAGGGACAGTTCTCTCACCGTTGTAAAACCTGGCTGGGGGCAGGTTGTTGACAAACTGTTCTTGGAAGAATGGCTGCATGCTGTATCGGGCACCAGGGACGATCTGGTGGGATCTAGGAGAATCCGTGGGAGATGGAGTTAATCTGTCATTTTCGGAAGCTGTGTACATGCTACAACATAAAAGAGGAATACTGAGTGTTTTTCTTTACAATTCCACTATGAGAGTAACACAAcacaaaagcacaaacacacagaaactAGGTATTTCTTAATTAGAATCATAACTACATTTAATTGGATGgctattttgttttaatcttaTTTAGCAGGCACTTTTCCTAGGCCACTGTAAATTTTCTACTACTGCTACAAGCAATAGCACAAGTGAAGGTAGAAAATTATTGacaattttaaaacactgtgtGTTCTGTAGAGACACCCAATATACTGCTGCCAGTAAAATCTGCAGGCCAGCTGGGTTCTGCCAACACAAGTTTCCTACCAAAATTCAGAAGCCAGCAGAAAGACAGGTCATCTAGACAATACACTATTCAGACATTTTAACATAAGCAAAATCACCAGTAGAAGCAGTACTGGTGCTGAATAACTGAATTAATGTCTAAAGAAAAACCCTTCTACAGACATTTCAAGCCAGAATCATGCCTCCTAAACTGACAcatctgcagaagaaaatagaGATATACTTACGAGTCATAGTTGTCTCTGAAGCCTTTTGCAAAAGGATTATGGTCAATTTTGAGCTGTGTAATCTAAAAGTGAAAGCAGAATATATTAACATGAGATGCTGAACCCACAAGTCAATTTTGTTCTTAATTGCAATTTTACACATCGATACTTACATCAGTGTTTTGATATGCTGTAACTGCTATGAACTGcgtttcaggaaaaataaatgtttgagTCTTTGAGGAATCATTCAGATCTTCAACACCATCTTCGGTCACTTCCACAATGTGAAGTCGGGGCTGGTACTTGTGTAGGGACTGAAGTACAATCatctaaaagaaacaaagaaagagacAACATCTTTAGACAAATTGCATCTAACATTAAAAGACCTATTTTACAGCATGACATTTTTCCTGTAAACTGTAATCTCTTGGTTTAGAAACAGAGCAGTTTTAACTGTTATCAGGAGCTGAGTCACAGCTTGCAGCCCTGCTATACTAAGAGCTATCAGAGCTATCAGCAACCCTCCCACTTTTTGACCAACTCCAGGGGATCAATACATTAgctaaaataaaagtaattcgCACATCGTATTCGAACATTTTCAACTATTCATAcggcaaaacaaagaaaacaagctCTATGGCCCAATTCAAGAAGGGAACGAGCCACAAGCACCGTGATGTAGCGGCTCGATGAAATGTTgtaaaagccccaaaaccccagggCTCCCCCGCTGAGCCACGAAGAGCCCCCCAggcctccctctccctccttaCCTGTGCGTTGTTGTTGTTAGCACCTTTATTGTTCGTTAGCTTCAGCTTCCCGAAAGAGATCTCCTGCCTCATCCAGTGAGCGCCGGTGTTCGGCGACTCGGGGTGAACGTAGACCTTGTTGCCTGGGGAAGACAAGGCAGTGAAACGTCTGCCGGGCGCGGGGCTTTGTTCGCAGCCCCTCGGCCCCCCGATggccacccccccccccccccatacCAACAACGCCTTGCGGCACAAAAAGAGCCGCAAGACGATCTTAAGAGAGTAGCTCGACCCTCAGCCGGATGCCGGGTGTGGGGAAGaccctgggggggggggggggagcaaactgggaacCCTTCCCGAGAAACCGACCCGCGGGGAAAGAGGGCGAGGAGACCCCTGGAACCTGTACCTACCTTGCATGTTGTTGTCGGCTTTGCCGCAGGTCACCCACTTGCCCCCCTGGAAACGCCAGTGGTTGGGGTCCGCCAACACCACCTCCACGAAGACGTTGTAGTGGGCCGTGGGGTTGAGGCCGGTGATGTTGAAGCTCAGGAAGGGAAACATTCtcctggggaaaggaggaaaaccaCAAGGCATGGTGAGgcgggcggggggagggggcgcgggCTCCGGCGGATGCTGTAGGCGGCCGTGGAGTGCCCCGTCCGTCCCGGCACCCAAGAGACTAAGGAAGCAAGCGGCGAGCACCAGCCGACCCCCGCCTTATCTCCGGGCCGCCGTGTGTGGGGAAACCGGGGAACAGTTCCTCGGGGAAAACATCCCGGGGCGCCACCGACGGACAGAGCATGCACCTCCCACCCGGGGGAGCGGGCAAGAGCCGCCCGACGTGGAGCGTGCCCGGGGGTGCCACCTCCCCCCCACTCCCGACCACCACACCACTTCCCTCCGTTTCCACCATCCCCCGCGCCCACTTACCGGCCCTGCTTGGTGATGATCATCTCCGTCTGATGCCGGTGGAACTTGAGCCAGAGGGGCCGGTTGCAGAGGAAGACCTGCGCTCGCATACCCGGGCCGGCGGCTGGCACCCCCAGCGCCCCGAGCCCGCCGCAGGAGCCCGACGCCGGCGGGTAAGGGCCGTAGAGAGGTCCGCCGCTCGTCGCCTGCCCGTACTGGTACCCGCCGCCGCCTCCGAACTGCGTCCGGCCGCCGGGCGGGCACACGGCGCCCGCGAAGCCGCCCGGGGACAGCACGGAGCCGTAGGGGTAGCGGGGCCCGCCGGGCGGCTGGTAGACGGTGCCGTGCTGCGCCGCGGGCGGGTACGGGAACAGGGAGCAGGGCCCCCCCAGGTCTGCCGCAGGCGGCCCGGGGGACTGCAGGTAGTAGCGCTCAGGGCTCAGGCTGTCCATGGAGtagcgggcggcggcggccgggggcAGCTCCTCGTCCCCGCATGGGGTGGCCTTGCGACCGTCCGGCTTGGGGGCGGCGAAGGGCGGCTCGACGGCCTCCGTCTCGCCCAGGATGGCGGGGGCCGCTCCAAACTTCTTGGGCATCTTGTCCAGGTCGAGGCGAGGTGGCGATCCCGAACCGGACGGCCCGCGGGAGCCTCCAGCAGcgcctgtcccagctccagctccagcagctccggCGCGTCCTCCGCCCTCCAGCGGGTAGAAGGGGGCGCCCGGCAGTGCCCCCGCCGCCGTCAGCAGCGGCTCACCCAGCTGCATCCTCGATGGGCGGTGCGTTCGAGCTCTCACTCTATCCTGTGCCGACCCGGACCTGTGGACGCACAGTACTACGCTCTGGCACGGCGAGGCCGAGACATTTTATACCGGGTTCCTCGGGCTGCCGGGGAGGGGCTTGCGCCGGGCTGCCTCACGTCGCCCTCCACCCCCGCCGGCCCATTGGCTGGGCCGCATGACACTAATTTAATTAGACAGCTACTAATTGGAACAAGTCACCTGTGACTTTGGTGCGCGCCCCGTCCCCTTCCATGCCCACTCCCCCTTCGCTACCCGAGGGTTTCTGGCCCGCTCCGTGGGCCCACGTCGCTCGGACTGAGGGGAGCTCCGCATCACCCCACGGTGGCTGCGGTGGAGAGCCTGGCTCCccctcttccaaaaaaaaaaaaggaaaaaggaaaaaaaaaaaaaagaccttttgCTGAGGTGTCGCCGTCCTACCGCTCGGGCGCGTAAGGAAGAATCCGCCGCGCTGAACGAGAGATGGGGACGAAACGGAaaggtttgggtgggaaaagcGGCACTCGCCAGGTAGGGAGGGCGGCGATCAACCGGGCCGCTGAGACGCTGGCCTCCCGCAACCTGCCCGCCGGCCGCCTCGCCGTTCAGACAATTCGGCTTGTGTCTCTGCTGCGTCCAACagcctccttcctccctctccgCTCCCTGAGCAGCATCCTTATCATGGGGTTAACACGTTTCACCTTGTCTGTGGGAAGTGGTGGGTTCGGTTCGCAATTCTAGTTTTCAGGAACTCTGCAGTCGGTTTCTCACAACCCGCATTCCCCTTCAGCATCTCCCACTGGGAAGGCAGATTTTTAATTGAGGCGAGTGCCAGATCTGTTTGGCGCTTTCTCTCAGCGCAAATCCCAAGCCTTTAGCTTCAGAACGGTAGGGAACAGCGCTTGGGAAGGGGTAGATGCCCGTGTGATTTTGCGGAGCGGGCAGAGCCGCAGTGAATGATTTGCAGGTACAAATCCGCAGCCCCTCGCCCTCTGCTCGCCACCGGCCATCTCGCAGGGAGCGCTGCAAACACCTGCCTCCACCTCACGGCTGAATTTTGAACCAGACCCGCTGAGCGGCCAGGATTTCGTTGCCTGACAGAAGGATCCGGccgggctggagcagcccagctctgccgCCCTCCGCGCCGCCTCGGCCCGCTAGccccccgctcccgccgggccgcgccgcATCGGGCAGCGGAGATAAATGGCGAAGAGCTGACCGGGGCTGCCGAGACACGGGGCCGGGGCGCTGCCGGAGCCCTGGCGCTGCCGGAGCCCCGCCGGGATGCGGCATCCTGCGGAAGCCGGACACCGGCAGGTGCGGGCGGCGGGGCACTCCTGGTGGTGACCGCCGGGGACGGGCAGGACTCATGCCCCACCCCCGGTGAGACGGGAGAAGCGGCCCCTGATGTGCCCACCTCGGGCTGCGGCCACACAGGTGGGAGTCTGGGCTAGGCTGCTCGCAGCTGGTAATGAAATACCAGCCCCAGCCCTATCCACACGTTCTCTCCGGGATAATGTTTGCCTCAGTTTTTGCGTGGATCTCGTTCGACCGAATAAGACAACAAAAATGCGTCGGAAAAGTCCGACGCTACGGCACGAAACGGACCAGGCGCTAGAGCCGCGGGGTGCGAAGTGGAGCAGAGCTCGGCCGAGCTGCCCTgctttgaaagcaaaacaaggcGAGGAGCGTCCTGCCGGGCGCTGCCGAGGCCGAGCCGCTGCGCCCCTTGCCGCGGCCGGAGAGCCCGGCGCGGCTCGTCCCGGCGGGGCTGCGCTCCGGCAGCCGGCTCCCTCGGGATCTGCCTCTCCCTGTCTAGGGCAGGGACGGAAGGAGATTTTATAAAACCGCTACGTAGGTTTTAAGGGAGTTCATTTTGCGGTCTTATACACTGAAAGAGTCGcattatttaaaacattcctTCGGGTGCCGCGTAGTTCAAGGCTATTGcgggtttttcccccaaaactcagGTGGTCTCGCGTTCATGTGGGCAAGGTAGTAAAGCTTTCGATGTTGCTTAGGTTTCTTGCGGATTGCACCGAGAGGAGGGCATTAAACCTGTGGCTGTTCCAGGGAAAGGGAGACCCTTCCGTTTTGGTTCGAAATACGCCCGGGGTGAAGTTCTCCCTAACGAACGAAGGATTGATGAATCC comes from Camarhynchus parvulus chromosome 2, STF_HiC, whole genome shotgun sequence and encodes:
- the EOMES gene encoding eomesodermin homolog, producing MQLGEPLLTAAGALPGAPFYPLEGGGRAGAAGAGAGTGAAGGSRGPSGSGSPPRLDLDKMPKKFGAAPAILGETEAVEPPFAAPKPDGRKATPCGDEELPPAAAARYSMDSLSPERYYLQSPGPPAADLGGPCSLFPYPPAAQHGTVYQPPGGPRYPYGSVLSPGGFAGAVCPPGGRTQFGGGGGYQYGQATSGGPLYGPYPPASGSCGGLGALGVPAAGPGMRAQVFLCNRPLWLKFHRHQTEMIITKQGRRMFPFLSFNITGLNPTAHYNVFVEVVLADPNHWRFQGGKWVTCGKADNNMQGNKVYVHPESPNTGAHWMRQEISFGKLKLTNNKGANNNNAQMIVLQSLHKYQPRLHIVEVTEDGVEDLNDSSKTQTFIFPETQFIAVTAYQNTDITQLKIDHNPFAKGFRDNYDSMYTASENDRLTPSPTDSPRSHQIVPGARYSMQPFFQEQFVNNLPPARFYNGERTVPQSNGLLSPQQNEEVASSPQRWFVTPVQQPSANKLDVNSYETEYSHSTLLPYGIKSLPLQTSHALGYYPDPAFPSMAGWGSRGSYQRKMTTGLTWPSRTSPPGFTEDQLSKDKVKEEIGSSWIETPPSIKSLDSNDSGVYTGACKRRRLSPSTSSNENSPTMKCEDINAEDYSKDTSKGMGYYAFYASS